In Phocoena sinus isolate mPhoSin1 chromosome 10, mPhoSin1.pri, whole genome shotgun sequence, a single genomic region encodes these proteins:
- the LOC116761189 gene encoding LOW QUALITY PROTEIN: olfactory receptor 10AD1 (The sequence of the model RefSeq protein was modified relative to this genomic sequence to represent the inferred CDS: inserted 4 bases in 3 codons; substituted 1 base at 1 genomic stop codon), giving the protein MADMVPGIRCKKTTFIGARSVSVFVSLSRMRVIFSEASQEVDGSSKVTQRTPETFGSFDIGCCSLSGPRRPPALPVTCPERPQIVDIGNRSTVIEFILMGFEQSSPSTRALLFVLFLALXAMPMNGLIIFITWTDPTLNSPTQFFGHLSFLNIYFVPTTIPPGGMLMRIHLVVKNCVVSFASCLTHMYLVFGVGVAECILLAFMVYDHYVAICHPLSCAQIMSQQVRVTLVSTVWFFGLINGIFLEHMLFQNPFCRDNHIEDFFCEAPVVIALSXGDPQFSLRVIFADAIVVLLSPVVLTVISYARILASILGRASSSGLGKTFPTCASHLTVVIFFYTSAMFSYMXPHSTHGPDKDKPFSLLYTIITPMCNPIIYSFXNKEMKGAMVRAFGRSSFS; this is encoded by the exons ATGGCTGACATGGTTCCGGGCATCAGATGCAAAAAAACTACATTCATAGGAGCAAGAAGTGTCTCTGTGTTTGTGTCCCTTTCAAGAATGCGGGTGATCTTCTCAGAAGCTTCCCAGGAG GTTGATGGGTCCTCGAAGGTCACACAGAGGACTCCAGAGACTTTTGGATCATTTGACATCGGGTGCTGCAGCCTGTCAGGGCCAAGGAGGCCTCCAGCGCTGCCTGTGACCTGCCCCGAGAG GCCTCAGATTGTGGATATAGGGAATAGGAGCACAGTGATAGAGTTTATCCTCATGGGCTTCGAGCAGAGCTCCCCTTCCACACGGGCATTGCTCTTTGTCCTCTTCCTAGCCCT TGCCATGCCCATGAATGGCCTCATCATCTTCATCACCTGGACAGATCCCACGCTAAACAGCCCCACGCAGTTCTTTGGCCATCTATCCTTCCTGAATATCTACTTCGTTCCTACCACCATTCCACCTGGTGGAATGCTGATGCGGATCCACCTGGTGGTCAAGAACTGTGTTGTCTCCTTTGCCTCGTGCTTGACCCACATGTATCTGGTTTTTGGTGTGGGTGTGGCTGAGTGCATCCTCTTGGCTTTCATGGTCTATGACCATTATGTTGCTATCTGCCACCCACTTAGCTGTGCCCAGATCATGAGCCAGCAGGTCCGTGTGACGCTGGTGAGTACTGTCTGGTTCTTTGGGCTGATCAATGGCATCTTTCTTGAGCATATGTTATTCCAGAATCCCTTCTGCAGAGATAACCACATAGAAGACTTCTTCTGCGAGGCCCCCGTAGTGATTGCTCTCT ATGGAGACCCCCAGTTTAGTCTGAGAGTCATCTTTGCCGATGCCATTGTGGTGCTGCTCAGCCCCGTGGTGCTCACTGTCATCTCTTATGCCCGCATCCTGGCCTCCATTCTGGGCAGAGCCTCCTCCTCTGGTCTGGGGAAGACCTTCCCTACTTGTGCCTCCCATCTGACTGTGGTCATCTTTTTCTACACCTCAGCCATGTTCTCCTACA AACCACACAGCACACATGGTCCTGACAAAGACaagcctttctctctcctctacaCCATTATCACCCCCATGTGCAACCCCATCATCTACagtttttgaaataaagaaatgaaaggggCCATGGTGAGGGCCTTTGGGAGGAGCAGCTTTTCCTAG
- the CCDC184 gene encoding coiled-coil domain-containing protein 184 yields MEDGLLEIMTKDDGDMPAPLEVSTVPAVGDVISGEYNGGMKELMEHLKAQLQALFEDVRAMRGALDEQASHIQVLSDDVCANQRAIVSMCRIMTTAPRQGGLGVVGGKGSFPGAPQEPETPSLGIEDSGLLGRDPEDEEDDDSEEKEMPSSATPTSHCERPESPCAGLLGGDGPLVEPLDLPDITLLQLEGEASL; encoded by the coding sequence ATGGAGGACGGTCTGCTGGAGATCATGACCAAGGACGACGGCGACATGCCGGCACCTCTGGAGGTGTCCACAGTGCCGGCCGTGGGGGACGTGATCTCCGGGGAGTACAACGGCGGCATGAAGGAGCTGATGGAGCACCTGAAGGCCCAGCTGCAGGCCCTGTTTGAGGACGTGAGGGCCATGCGGGGGGCCCTGGATGAGCAGGCCTCGCACATCCAGGTGCTCTCGGACGACGTGTGCGCCAACCAGCGAGCCATCGTCTCCATGTGCCGGATTATGACCACCGCGCCCCGCCAAGGTGGCCTGGGCGTGGTCGGCGGCAAGGGGAGCTTCCCGGGCGCCCCTCAAGAGCCGGAGACCCCTTCGCTTGGGATCGAGGACAGCGGTTTGCTGGGTCGCGATCCTGAGGACGAGGAGGACGACGATTCAGAAGAGAAGGAGATGCCCAGCTCCGCCACACCCACTAGTCACTGTGAGCGCCCCGAGAGCCCCTGTGCTGGCCTCCTTGGGGGGGACGGGCCACTTGTGGAGCCCCTCGACCTGCCCGACATTACCCTGCTGCAGCTGGAGGGAGAGGCCTCTCTGTGA